One window of Watersipora subatra chromosome 3, tzWatSuba1.1, whole genome shotgun sequence genomic DNA carries:
- the LOC137391475 gene encoding uncharacterized protein: MLQHDYEGAVRESRRRYLYRDNDDSSGHDASSYLDDPRESFRFVEEALKNPGDNELIVEGDIGRRPKVRQGGRRQKRGYAHDDLWPFNEVIPVWINGSSFADSANAMTKVRAALKGFTDNSCLRFSVSLTRPTNYHIIVQGHRSGCWANVGYQDAQEYQIVNLSERSLCLGFGLIQHEMAHAIGIEHEQTRVDSSRYIYYHPENARDHQPFSVYSASDTSIVTPYDVSSVMHYSSLAFTANSYKTMTAKQPELDGLMGSYVGASFFDYLTINHMYECSAGCPRRTCHYGGYLTKLGGTCQCVCPEGLGGSDCRQIDRAKYPCGGIISINERSPHTLSTPNSVRTGNIPLGVKCVWLFEEAEGKPLKASFGEEFELRTDVELEIRANHIQQLASQVYYGDVAPPPISTRRYRESNLMLVLLDTSSAQQAVKGFSLTVETDYDGCVGNPCLGAFCKSFPGESTFKCRRTAEVHCLFEHGLAGPCSDIQLNNITFDGSTTPFPLSLIEGGVRALPDWSRQVKVGAMKTAGKKIRNVGCVGYRYDLTDADTGVLKVHQYRDGENVTTLRTHTAAAGSGFVQVPFTASNRDLTEIVFEFYNSKPFAYNTPIYVHEVHLISDSCPTGECTNFPCGTLECSPTGSGRPRCLMRDDHVNCTFAEDCFRASPQVDISLQPGATARWFPNRGTTPTAYTGPNNGYEGDDYIYAEASSNYGGTATMLTQPLKGGTDFCITFMYHMYGSDIGRLKVFMMVDGVRKPSPLWSKQGVNTYRNGDNRWKEAKISVANNLVGPTTDLQNVQIAFDAVFRSGPYGDIAMDELSVVPHLCN; this comes from the exons ATG CTGCAGCATGACTATGAGGGGGCAGTGAGGGAGAGCAGACGGAGGTATCTATACAGGGATAATGACGACTCGTCAGGACAT GATGCATCTAGTTATCTCGATGACCCCAGAGAGTCATTTCGTTTTGTGGAGGAGGCTCTGAAGAATCCAGGAGACAATGAGCTTATTGTTGAGGGGGATATTGGGAGACGCCCGAAAGTGAGACAAGGCGGGCGAAGGCAGAAGCGAGGCTATGCTCATGATGATCTTTGGCCTTTTAATGAGGTTATCCCTGTTTGGATTAATGGCTCCTCCTTTG CCGACTCAGCTAACGCGATGACCAAGGTTAGAGCCGCTCTTAAGGGATTTACAGACAACTCCTGTCTAAGGTTTTCTGTTAGCTTGACACGGCCAACCAATTATCACATCATAGTTCAAGGTCATCGATCTGGTTGCTGGGCAAATGTTGGATATCAAGACGCTCAGGAATATCAAATAGTGAATCTCAGTGAAAGGTCACTCTGTCTAGGG TTTGGCCTGATACAACATGAGATGGCACATGCCATAGGTATTGAACACGAACAGACAAGAGTCGACAGTAGTCGGTATATCTACTACCACCCTGAAAATGCGAGAGACCATCAGCCATTCAGCGTTTACTCTGCAAGTGATACCTCAATAGTTACCCCCTATGATGTCTCCAGTGTGATGCACTACAGCTCTCTT GCCTTCACTGCCAATTCTTACAAGACCATGACAGCCAAGCAACCTGAGTTGGATGGGTTGATGGGGTCATACGTAGGGGCATCATTCTTCGACTACCTCACCATAAACCACATGTACGAGTGCTCAGCTGGCTGTCCAAGAAGGACCTGTCATTACGGAGGGTACCTGACTAAACTCGGTGGCACTTGCCAATGTGTCTGCCCTGAGGGTCTTG GTGGAAGCGACtgcagacagatagatagagcTAAGTATCCATGCGGAGGAATTATTTCCATAAATGAACGCTCACCCCACACCTTGTCTACCCCCAACTCTGTCAGAACTGGGAACATCCCCCTTGGGGTCAAATGCGTCTGGTTATTTGAGGAGGCGGAAGGGAAGCCTTTGAAAGCCTCTTTTGGAGAGGAGTTTGAGCTGCGCACTGACGTGGAGCTGGAGATACGAGCCAATCATATACAGCAGTTAGCCTCTCA GGTGTACTATGGAGACGTGGCGCCACCGCCCATATCAACACGCCGTTATAGAGAGAGCAACCTAATGCTCGTTTTGCTGGACACCAGCAGCGCTCAACAGGCAGTTAAAGGGTTTAGCCTCACTGTTGAAACAGACTACGATGGCTGTGTGGGGAATCCATGCCTCGGTGCATTCTGCAAGTCATTTCCTGGTGAAAGCACATTCAAATGTAGACGTACAG CTGAGGTCCATTGCCTGTTCGAGCACGGCCTTGCAGGACCATGCTCAGACATTCAACTGAACAATATTACATTTGATGGTTCTACGACTCCATTTCCACTCTCTCTCATCGAGGGTGGGGTCAGGGCCCTCCCCGACTGGAGTCGTCAAGTTAAAGTCGGTGCCATGAAAACTGCTGGCAAAAAGATCAGAA ATGTCGGCTGCGTCGGTTACCGGTATGACCTTACCGATGCCGATACCGGGGTTCTCAAGGTCCACCAGTACCGGGATGGTGAAAATGTCACAACTCTCAGAACCCACACAGCTGCTGCCGGTTCTGGGTTCGTGCAAGTTCCTTTTACTGCCTCAAACAGAGACCTCACTGAG ATTGTGTTTGAGTTTTATAACTCTAAACCATTCGCTTATAATACTCCAATATACGTTCATGAGGTACACTTGATCTCCGACAGCTGCCCAACAG GGGAGTGCACCAATTTTCCTTGCGGTACACTTGAATGCTCTCCTACGGGCTCAGGCAGACCTCGCTGTCTGATGCGAGATGATCACGTGAACTGTACTTTCGCCGAAGACTGTTTTCGTGCCTCTCCACAGGTTGATATTAGCCTCCAGCCTGGCGCTACGGCTCGCTGGTTTCCTAACAGGGGGACAACTCCAACTGCATACACTG GTCCCAACAATGGCTACGAAGGAGATGACTACATCTATGCTGAGGCTTCATCTAATTATGGAGGCACTGCTACCATGTTAACTCAGCCTCTTAAGGGTGGCACAGACTTCTGTATTACATTCATGTATCATATGTATGGCTCCGA CATCGGCAGATTGAAAGTGTTTATGATGGTTGATGGCGTGAGAAAGCCCTCACCTCTCTGGTCTAAGCAGGGCGTAAACACCTATAGAAATGGTGATAACAGATGGAAGGAAGCCAAAATATCTGTTGCCAATAATCTTGTTGGGCCTACAACAGATCTCCAAAATGTGCAG ATTGCGTTTGATGCAGTCTTTAGAAGTGGGCCTTATGGGGACATCGCTATGGATGAGCTCAGCGTTGTACCACACCTCTGTAACTAG